CATAATGTTATGCCAGATTTTACATCCTACAGGCATATTGATTCTGTCACAGGCATATGGCATTACTGATTATTGGTATCCTATATTGCTTCTGCTGTTGCGAAATTGTAACAACATGTGACTTGTGTTCCACTGACAGATACATTTTCTTACTGGCATATACTACTGTGGTTGCTGGTGTTTCAATGGCTAATAGCATCTGATGCTcaaaccattgactgtatataaatatggacccAAAAATGAGGCCAAATATCTTGACATGAGccaacctaaaaaaaaaatcaaagtactgATCAAATAAATTTTCCCCAAAAatgatttatgtcattttagGAAGTTCTTATCACATTGATGCTTTtacatgattgacagctgtgaccgCTGCTCTCAAACCTCAGTCAGTGGTTGCTGAGGGGACGTGTCCCACGGGCCGTCATCCCGCCACTCGACTCTATTGAGCAGACTTTGGTGCCAAATGACGTCCCACAaacaagatggcagctcctggaaaggagatattttggcttcacttttgcatagtggcaggaagtggagacgtgTCATCGATATTTATATACAATCTATGGCTCAAACCTACAGCATGCTGTCAATTAAAATCTGTAGGTATCATAGTGTGACAATTACCAGCCtcgtaaaaataaataaatacacacaaacggGACAATATGAAGAATGGGaagcaaaagaggaaaaagagatggagaagaaaagaaagaagcatGCTGTTACGGTGACAACATGGGGAGCAGTGATATGTAACAAAGTGGACATGTCATGTAGTTAAGTGGGTGCAGATAGACACTTCCTggcaaaccaaacactggccctagagtaggttctcctacacgcttgtaaggggagggtgaggggagaaGTATTCAGCATTCAGTATTCAGCATACCACTAAATCCTATGCACTGGTCCGttaaaatgttgtgttattGGTCTGGGTCCAACAGGCAATGCTTGCGATGCACAGGGGGCAATATTTGGCAGCAGTTGGCCCGGTTAGCAACAGGTCTACCACAAAAGTATTAGCACATGACAGTCTATGAGTGGTAATTATCTGAAAGTATAACAGACTCATGCCAGTGAAACAACAGTGGTATGGGCAGCATATGCCATTAAGAAAAAGTCTGAAATAACGTGGTGTAATGATCTTCAATCTTGTCACAGTCTGACTGAATTTAATAGGGTATAATCTCTGTTAAGATAATTGTATAGTACTGTAACTGTGCTAGTTTATCCTCAGCTAAtaatagccttttttttttaactgtctttATACTAAATATCTCACAGGAACGGGAGGAGCATCGGGCTAGTGGTGATGAGCGGAGAAGAAGAAATGACCAGCCAGAGGAGAGGCGGAGCAGGTGGGAGTCAGACAGACCTCAAGAAAGAGAGCACGGTGGAGAGAGACACCGGGAACGAGGCGCGTTTGCCTCCCAGCAAGCTGAGAGACGGCAGCACGATGAGCGGCGCAGGGAAAACCATCAGAGGCGCAGAGAAAACCAAGAGCATGATTTTGGAGAGCCTGAAGGAGGGAGTGAGGACGCAAACGATCCTCCTGCCGATAAAGAGAAGCCCAACTTCGAACTGTCAGGCGCACTCACAGAAGATACAAACACATTCCGCGGAGTGGTGATCAAGTACAACGAGCCACCCGAGGCTCGCATTCCCAAGCGAAGATGGCGACTGTACCCTTTCAAGAACGATGAACCTCTTCCGGTCATGTACATTCACAGACAGAGTGCTTATTTGTTGGGGCGGCAGAGAAAAATCGCAGATATCCCCATTGACCACCCATCCTGCTCTAAGCAGCATGCAGTATTCCAGTACAGGTAAGAATAGTTTTCATTGGCTAAGGTGCTTGACTTTGGTACGTTTTAGAAATATTAATTACTTTAATCAACTCTAACTCTGCTTGATCTATAGTAATTCTGTTGACTAATATGTTGCATTACACTCACTCTGCTGTGTTAGTAAAACATGTCTACCTATCTGTTTATATTCCTTCCAGATTGATGGAGTTTACACGTTCAGATGGCACCCCTGGCCGCAGAGTAAGGCCTTACATCATTGACCTGGGTTCCGGCAACGGTACCTACCTGAACAACCAGCGTATCGACCCCCAACGTTATTATGAGCTCAAAGAAAAAGACGTTCTTAAGTTTGGCTTCAGCAGCCGCGAGTACGTCCTCTTGCACGAGTTCTCAGACACGAGCGAGGTGGACGCCAAACTGGAAGAGGAAGACGAGGGACTCGACGAATAAATTGTTCCCATAAACTGCATTGCTAAATTTGTTCAGGTTAGAttacattatcatcatcaatGTTCAACGAATAGCTGTTTCTGCAGGGAATGGAACAATTTAATCAAACTGGTGAACAAATAGTGGAGCAAGGCTGgtttgtatattttgtaattaCTTAACTATTGCTTAAACCTGCCTCAACTGTCTCAAAGAAGACTTCCTATTCTCAGGTTGTTTGTGTAATGTCTTTGTGATGCATGACTGATCTCACATCTGACAGTGCTcaccataaaaaaataaaaaaaaacgttCTTGGTGCCAGATAAAGATATCTTGCTAATACAATAgctaattatatatttttggaTCATAGCACCGAGTGCAAAATATAGCTGAAGACTAATCTGTGTCTGTCCAAGCTGTATATGTAAGTGTTCATGATATACTGAATGTGAACTCTAGTTTCATGTGTAATAAGCGTTGCTTATTGTCAGAGTAAACATACAACTTGTAATGACATTgcctttttttgctttgtagGTCAAGGGAAATAGTTgatgctttgtgtgtttttcttgcacCATGCATTGTGTATTTAAAGAGATCCCCCcctttattttgtctgttttgaggCCCACAGCATTCATAgtaaatttccatttttgtactgtaaataaAGACAGTGAACATTTTGATGGTCCCAAGAGTTTTATTGAAACCACTTTTGAGCTCTGGAAAACATTCTGCTCAATTACAAGTTAGCAGACATTAAGAAGAATTTGTGTACTGAAAGAATTTATTACACACAACGTATGCACAATTACtttatttgtattcatttatttatcaggcTCATAATTCTACACGAGAGACCAGGAAGAGAATAAAAGAAGTTCCTTTTATGAGTGAGACGCTCAGACGTCATCCTCACTTGGTTCCCTGTTACCGCCACATCAGTTTTCTTCAGAAATTTAAGCTCGTCGAATAATAGTTTTTCACAGCAGAGGTCATGCGAGAGTCGAGACAGTCTTTCAAAATGTCAGCGAGTGGAGCAGAGGGCGGGTCCAGAGGAAAGGAGTACCGGGAATGTCAGCGGAACGGAGGCGGCGACGCTCCACGCAACCAGCTGTTGCATTTATATGGAAGTATTCCCGACGAAGGACATGCGTTGAGTTGCTATTGCGGAATAACAAGGCAGAAAATGTACACGACAGAGCGCAGGCGGATGAGCCTGCACGAGCCGAGGAGGAAAGACCCAGTTTGGGTCTCAGCTGGAAGTTTGTGGCAGGACCCTTTGACGATGGAATTGAGCGCCAGCGGCTCGGGTAAACAGATCGTCTCTCCACGGAGTCGGACCAGAGCAGTATCTGTGGCATACATTGTTAATGAGGACGCATCAGTGCCGCAGACGGAGGAGAACTTGTCACTGAAATGTCTGAAGGAAGCCTGCGCGGACGCACACGCCGTGTTCAAAACCATCCCGTTTGAGAGAATATCCCTGGGGACCACAGATATCCTGGATAGTTTCTACAATGCAGGCAAGTGCAGGCATGCTGAGCGGAGGCCAATGGATGACACATCCACACGCAGTACTCTGCCAATTACGCAAACTGACCagccttttttaaatttccccCACAGATGTAGCAGTGGTTGAGATGAGTGACACTTTCTGCCAGCCTTCCCTTTTCTATCACCTTGGAGTGAGAGAAAGTTTCAGTATGAACAATAACACAATTCTCTACTGTTACAAGCAAGATAGTGATCTACAGGCTGTCAAGGTAACTTACATAAAAGCCTTGGCAATCCCttgtttattattgaaaatCAATGATTGATAATGATAAATCAATGATTAAACAAGGGCTGCACTTAGCCCAGTTGGAGCTCTCCCAAAAAGCCAGGAGCACTGTGTAGTTTTTAATTATTGTAGTAATTGCTGATTTGTTTCTGAATATGTATCTCTCAACTGCAATGAAAGGGGCTTTAAGGAGAGTCCTACATTAATAGCTAATCTTGGGGCCTGCTCTGGTATTGGGGCCAAAATCTTGTCATATCAACATGTAagacttttattatttaatctgGCCAGAGTGTCTATCATAGGAGTACTGGTTGTTTTCTGGGGCTCTATGCAAAATATCAATATGTCATGTGTATTCTACTGTGTGCACTGTGCTGAATGGGAGTTGGAGGAAATGGGGATACAGGGGGTGCACTGTCCCAGGCCCACTTACTGTAGCAGGTTAATATGGCCATGCCTgcaaccaaaaaatattttaattttgattttttttctactgaCTAATTTCTTGACTGACAGATTAATGGTTTGTtatggaaaaatgtaaaaaaaaaaatattgaaaaatgcccATTGCAATTTCCTGGAAcccaaatccaaaaatattcaatttacaattatatttttaaaaaaataagaaaagcagcaaacctTCACAGTTGAGAAGTTGAAGTATTTATTAATCTGAGAGTGTGCCTGAAATAGAAAACGaagtatttaaaacaaaaacacctcaGCCGCATTGACACCACACAGATACCCTGCTGTGACTTTGTCTCTGTATGATACATGCATTGTCTTCTTCAGGAGCAGTGCGGAAGTTACACATTCATCCCTTACGTAGTGTCACCTCAGGGAAAAGTGTTCGCCTGCGATGCCACAATGATGACTGGTATCAAAGACTTGATCCAGCCCAGTTTCCAGCTGGAGCCCCTGCTTACCCCGCTGGTGGAGAGGCTGGTGCATCTGCTCAACAATGTAAATGTTCAGTCCAGGTCAGGCACGAACCGGAGGGCTCTGCTCATCATCACACGCTTTTCCAAAACATTGCCATCTCAGATTACACATGCATTTGCGCATGCTGTAACTTACTGCTTCCTCAGTGTTTAACCTCTCTCAGTTGATTCTCTGAATATCGTAAAAGTGTGGAACGTTACGACCCTTCTGCTCTTTACACTGACAGTGAGTACTTCCGGGAGTCGATCAGGCATGAGATTCGTATGGCACGGGAGCGGTTCAGTGGTCAAGCCCTGAGTAAGGAGTTGAGCCGCATCCAGAAACGCCTGGACAGCGTAGAGCTGCTCACCCCTGATATAGTCATGAACCTGCTGTTGTCCTACAGGGACATTCaggtgtgttttatgtgtgtgttttttgcatcTATTTTCTTGTGAGTGCATAATAGGTGTACGGCTGCAACTATTGACAATTAATTGGACTATTTTTCACTCAACCAATcaattgtttaaaatgtttggaAATGAGGACAAAAATGTCCATTACAAGCT
The sequence above is drawn from the Thunnus maccoyii chromosome 10, fThuMac1.1, whole genome shotgun sequence genome and encodes:
- the snip1 gene encoding smad nuclear-interacting protein 1 gives rise to the protein MTKEKRHKRRESPERESKVKIKQERVSPVRPQRSRRSRSRSSGNSSPPRRRTSRSPARTRDRSPGRRETSPARRSSGSPRNRRSRSPHRGADVKIKREREEHRASGDERRRRNDQPEERRSRWESDRPQEREHGGERHRERGAFASQQAERRQHDERRRENHQRRRENQEHDFGEPEGGSEDANDPPADKEKPNFELSGALTEDTNTFRGVVIKYNEPPEARIPKRRWRLYPFKNDEPLPVMYIHRQSAYLLGRQRKIADIPIDHPSCSKQHAVFQYRLMEFTRSDGTPGRRVRPYIIDLGSGNGTYLNNQRIDPQRYYELKEKDVLKFGFSSREYVLLHEFSDTSEVDAKLEEEDEGLDE